The genome window CAGGTTCTCCAGAACCACGAAGAACTGGCTTCCATTGGTGTTCGGGCCGGCATTGGCCATGGCCACCGTGCCCTTTTCGTAATCGAGGTTGACTGGCTCGTCGTTGAAGCGATATCCGGGGCCGCCCGAACCGGTGCCCGTCGGGTCTCCGCCCTGAATGACGAACCCGGCCACGATACGGTGAATCGGTGTGTTGTCATAGAAGCCGGCGCGCGCCAGGCAAACGAAATTGTTCACCGCGAGCGGCGCTTCGGCCGGAAGCAGTTCGATGGTGAAGCTTCCCTTGTTGGTTTCCACCAGGGCTGAATACTTCTTCGAACCGTCGATCTGCATCGCAGGCGGCTTGTCCCACTGCTGAATGTTCGCCAAAACTGGATCTCCTTCTGTGTCTACACGGTCTGCTGCCGTCCAGCATCCGCTTTCGATATCCTGATTTCCCTGTGACACCGTCGTCGGCGCTGGAACCTGGGTTTCGCTCTCGGACTTCTCGTCCTGCGATGCGCCGCACGCCGAAACGAAGCTCACCAGCAGCAACATGGCCAGCAAGCTGGCAATTCGTCTAGCCTGCATTGGCCGATACCGGCACGCCTGCCAGGCCGAGCGCGTCTGCGTTGTCGGTCATCGCCTGGATGACGAATGCGACGTGCTCGTCGAAATCGACACCCATGAGTTCCGCCCCGTGAAGCATAGCCTCCCGGTCGACCGCCCGGGCGAACGCTTTGTCCTTCATCTTCTTGCGCACTGCCTGCGGGGTGACCTCGGCAACCGACTTGCTGGGCCGCACAAATGCGACCGCGGTGATGAATCCGGTCAACTCGTCCACCGCGTAAAGGGTGATCTTGAGGTTCGTGTCCCGTGGCACATCCAGGTGATCCGCGTGACTCAGCACGGCTTCGATCGCCCAGTCCGGATACCCGCGCTCCTGCAAGATCGGGACGCCGTCCTGCGGATGCTGATCGAGTGTTGGGTGAATCTCGTAGTCGAAATCGTGAATCAACCCAATCGCGCCCCAATCCTCCGGCGATTCGCCGTACTTCACGGCGTACGCGCGCATCGCTGTTTCGACCGACAGGCAATGACGACGCAGGCTCTCACTTTGGATGTACTCGGTGACAAGCGCCCACGCGTCATCTCGGGAAAGTTCGGACACCTGGTTCCTCCAGAAATTCGTCTCGGGGCTCGCTCGGCCCGCTAAAGGATAAGCATCGCGTCGCCAAAGGAGAAGAAGCGATACCGCTCGCGGATGGCTTCCTGATAGGCATCCAGAATGCGCTCACGTCCGGCCAACGCGCTCACCATCATGATGAGCGTCGATCTCGGCAGATGGAAGTTGGTGAGCAGACCATCGACCACGCGCCATTTGTAGCCGGGCGAAATGAAGATCCGTGTCGCGGTTTCGAACGGAAAAGGATCCGCTTCCGACCAAAGCTGGCCAGCCGTTTCGAGCGTTCGGGCTGCGGTCGTTCCCAATGCGATCACACGTCCTCCATCGCGCTTGGTGCGAGCGATCTGCTCGACGGTCACCTCATCTATTCGACACGTCTCCGCATGCATGACATGGTCCGCGAGATCGTCTACGGCCACTGGGCGGAAGGTATCTAGCCCAATATCCAGGGTCACTTCTGCCCAGCCGATACCGGATGACCGCAGTCGCTCCATCAATTCCGGGGTGAGGTGGAGTCCAGCCGTGGGCGCCGCTGCAGAACCCGGCACTGATGAATAGATCGTCTGATAGCGATCTGAGTCGTTCAAGCGCTCATGAATGTACGGTGGCAACGGAACGGTCCCGACCCGGTCGAGCTCGGCCAGCAGAGCATCCGGCACGACAATGCGCACGATCCCGCCCTCGTCCTTCGCGACGATCTCGATCTCATGCGCCGTCCCCTCCACAACCAGCCGCGTGCCGGGCCTTAGCCTCCGTGCAGGCTTGGCAAGCGCCTCCCAGTTCCCGTCTGCCGCCGGATGCAGCAGCAACAGCTCGACTTTTCCGCCCGTGTCGACCTTCCGTGTGGCGAGCCGTCCGGCAAGCACCCGGCTGTTGTTCGCCACGAGCAAGTCACCCGCTCGAAGCAACGACGGCAACTGATCGATGGTCGTATGCAGCAGTTTGCTTTCACTCCGGTCGAGCACGAGCAAGCGAGAGGCGTCGCGGCGCTCGAGCGGGGTCTGGGCAATCAGCTCGGTTGGGAGCTCGTAATCGAAGTCGGCCGTTCGCATCCGGCGCTATTCGAGGTCCTCGAAGAGGAACTGCTGCTGCTGGACATCGAACGAGGCTGGTGGCTCGATTCTCAGATGGTCATACGCCCTGCGGGTCGCCACCCGACCGCGTGGGGTTCGCTGCAAGAATCCGAGCTGAATGAGATAAGGTTCGTACACATCCATGATCGTGTCTGATTCTTCGCTGGTCGCGGCCGAAATCGTGTCGATCCCAACCGGACCGCCGTCGAACTTCTCCACGATGGTGCGCAGGATGCGCCGGTCGATCTCATCGAGACCGAGCTCATCCACATCGAGCATCTCGAGCGCGTCGGCTGCCAGGGCCGCGTCGATGACCGGCGCGCCGCGCACTTCGGCCACATCTCGCACCCGCTTGAGGAGACGATTGGCGATTCGCGGTGTTCCGCGTGAACGCCTGGCGATCGCAAGCGCGCCATCTCCGGTGAGTTTCACGCCCAGGATGGACGCGGAACGATTGATGATCGTTGTCATCGACTCGATATCGTAGAAATCGAGTCGGAGCACCGAACCGAACCGATCGCGCAATGGGCCGGTCATGAGAGCGAGCCGCGTAGTGGCGCCGACGAGGGTGAAGCGGGGGAGATTGATCCGCATCGAACGGGCCGCCGGACCCTTGCCGATTACGATATCCACCGCAAAGTCCTCGAGCGCCGGATAGAGCACTTCTTCGACCACGCGATTCAGCCGGTGTATCTCGTCGATGAACAGCACATCGCCTGATTTGAGATTGGTCAGGATGGAGACGAGATCGCCCGCCCGCTCGATTGCCGGACCGGACGTCACGCGCAGGCTGACCGCCATCTCGGTGGCGATGATCGATGCCAGCGTCGTCTTGCCGAGACCTGGCGGTCCGTAGAGCAGCGTATGGTCGAGCGGCTCGCCACGGCGCTTTGCGGCCTCGATGAAGACCGTCAAACTCGTCTTGACGCGATCCTGACCGATGTACTCGGCCAGACTCTTTGGCCGCAACGATCCGTCGACGCGTTGGTCTTCATTCCGTTGGCGCGACGACACGATGCGGTCGCGCTCGGGAACATCGGAGCTGGTGGCAGTGGGAACAGAGCGGCGCTCGGTCATGCGACGAGTATACCGCGAAGATCGAACATCTGTTCGCGCTAGTCGTTCACAACCATGTTGGGAATGCCATCGACGACTGGAAACACCCTCCCGCAACGGGTGCACACGAGTGCCGAATCCTTCAGTTCGAGCTCCCCGTGATCGACAGGGCAGACAAGCAAGGCGAGCAAG of Thermomicrobiales bacterium contains these proteins:
- a CDS encoding peptidylprolyl isomerase, which gives rise to MQARRIASLLAMLLLVSFVSACGASQDEKSESETQVPAPTTVSQGNQDIESGCWTAADRVDTEGDPVLANIQQWDKPPAMQIDGSKKYSALVETNKGSFTIELLPAEAPLAVNNFVCLARAGFYDNTPIHRIVAGFVIQGGDPTGTGSGGPGYRFNDEPVNLDYEKGTVAMANAGPNTNGSQFFVVLENLTGRLPKNYTLFGKVTDGMDVVDTLGKVETKVGRSGEKSTPVEPVTIEKVTITES
- a CDS encoding HD domain-containing protein, which translates into the protein MSELSRDDAWALVTEYIQSESLRRHCLSVETAMRAYAVKYGESPEDWGAIGLIHDFDYEIHPTLDQHPQDGVPILQERGYPDWAIEAVLSHADHLDVPRDTNLKITLYAVDELTGFITAVAFVRPSKSVAEVTPQAVRKKMKDKAFARAVDREAMLHGAELMGVDFDEHVAFVIQAMTDNADALGLAGVPVSANAG
- the queA gene encoding tRNA preQ1(34) S-adenosylmethionine ribosyltransferase-isomerase QueA — encoded protein: MRTADFDYELPTELIAQTPLERRDASRLLVLDRSESKLLHTTIDQLPSLLRAGDLLVANNSRVLAGRLATRKVDTGGKVELLLLHPAADGNWEALAKPARRLRPGTRLVVEGTAHEIEIVAKDEGGIVRIVVPDALLAELDRVGTVPLPPYIHERLNDSDRYQTIYSSVPGSAAAPTAGLHLTPELMERLRSSGIGWAEVTLDIGLDTFRPVAVDDLADHVMHAETCRIDEVTVEQIARTKRDGGRVIALGTTAARTLETAGQLWSEADPFPFETATRIFISPGYKWRVVDGLLTNFHLPRSTLIMMVSALAGRERILDAYQEAIRERYRFFSFGDAMLIL
- the ruvB gene encoding Holliday junction branch migration DNA helicase RuvB — its product is MTERRSVPTATSSDVPERDRIVSSRQRNEDQRVDGSLRPKSLAEYIGQDRVKTSLTVFIEAAKRRGEPLDHTLLYGPPGLGKTTLASIIATEMAVSLRVTSGPAIERAGDLVSILTNLKSGDVLFIDEIHRLNRVVEEVLYPALEDFAVDIVIGKGPAARSMRINLPRFTLVGATTRLALMTGPLRDRFGSVLRLDFYDIESMTTIINRSASILGVKLTGDGALAIARRSRGTPRIANRLLKRVRDVAEVRGAPVIDAALAADALEMLDVDELGLDEIDRRILRTIVEKFDGGPVGIDTISAATSEESDTIMDVYEPYLIQLGFLQRTPRGRVATRRAYDHLRIEPPASFDVQQQQFLFEDLE
- a CDS encoding Trm112 family protein; translated protein: MPDTQVVIDPDLLALLVCPVDHGELELKDSALVCTRCGRVFPVVDGIPNMVVND